The genomic DNA ATGGATGCCTGGTCCCGTTGTCTCGAACGCCTTGAGGCGGAATTCCCGCCCGAGGATGTTCACACCTGGCTGAAGCCGCTGCAGGCCGATCTGCGCGCTGACGCCTTGATCCTCTTCGCTCCGAATGCCTTCATCGTGGACCAGGTACGCGCCCTGTACCTGCCACGCATCCGCGAGCTGCTGACCCATTTCGCAGGGTTTGGCGACGTTTTTCTTGAAATCGGCTCGCGTCCGCGGCCCATGGAGACGCAGATCGCGCCGAATCCGGGGCTGTTCACCGGCGGTGCCTCGCCCGCTGCGCCACCGCTGGCCAGTGAGCCGGTGGTGCCGTTCGCCGGCAACATGGATTCGCACTACACCTTCGCCAATTTCGTCGAAGGCCGGAGCAACCAGCTGGGTCTGGCCGCCGCCTTCCAGGCCGCGCAGAAGCCGGGTGACCGTGCGCACAATCCGCTCCTGCTGTACGGCGGCACCGGTCTGGGCAAGACCCACCTGATGTTTGCCGCCGGCAATGCGATGCGCGAAGCCAATCCGCATGCAAAGGTGCTCTACCTGCGCTCGGAACAGTTCTTCAGCGCGATGATCCGGGCCCTGCAGGAAAAAACCATGGATCAGTTCAAGCGCCAGTTCCAGCAGGTGGACGCGCTGTTGATCGATGACATCCAGTTCTTTGCCGGCAAAGACCGGACGCAGGAAGAATTCTTCCATACGTTCAACG from Stenotrophomonas sp. 169 includes the following:
- the dnaA gene encoding chromosomal replication initiator protein DnaA produces the protein MDAWSRCLERLEAEFPPEDVHTWLKPLQADLRADALILFAPNAFIVDQVRALYLPRIRELLTHFAGFGDVFLEIGSRPRPMETQIAPNPGLFTGGASPAAPPLASEPVVPFAGNMDSHYTFANFVEGRSNQLGLAAAFQAAQKPGDRAHNPLLLYGGTGLGKTHLMFAAGNAMREANPHAKVLYLRSEQFFSAMIRALQEKTMDQFKRQFQQVDALLIDDIQFFAGKDRTQEEFFHTFNALFDGKQQIILTCDRYPREVEGLEARLKSRLAWGLSVAIEPPDFETRAAIVLAKARERGTEIPDDVAFLIAKKMRSNVRDLEGALNTLTARANFTGRAITTDFAQETLRDLLRAQQQAISIPNIQKTVADYYGLQIKDLLSKRRTRSLARPRQVAMALTKELTEHSLPEIGDAFAGRDHTTVLHGCRQIRTLMETDGKLREDWDKLIRKLSE